From one Helicoverpa zea isolate HzStark_Cry1AcR chromosome 10, ilHelZeax1.1, whole genome shotgun sequence genomic stretch:
- the LOC124633870 gene encoding octopamine receptor — protein MGQAATHVDANYTLINYTEEVIEDDRDACAVADDPKYPSSFGITLAVPEWEAICTAIVLTLIIISTIVGNILVILSVFTYKPLRIVQNFFIVSLAVADLTVAILVLPLNVAYSILGQWVFGIYVCKMWLTCDIMCCTSSILNLCAIALDRYWAITDPINYAQKRTLERVLLMIGVVWVLSLIISSPPLLGWNDWPDVFEPDTPCRLTSQPGFVIFSSSGSFYIPLVIMTVVYFEIYLATKKRLRDRAKATKISTISSGQNKYSNKEDHHDQDSVSSEANHNEHQGVTRLVSDNEKKKRTRKLTPKKKPKRKYWSKDDKSQNKLIIPILSNENSVTDMGDNLENRNTSSESNSKETHEDDLIEVNETVPVKTHHKKPKPNQQSAVYQFIEEKQRISLTRERRAARTLGIIMGVFVVCWLPFFVIYLVIPFCASCCLSNKFINFITWLGYCNSALNPLIYTIFNMDFRRAFKKLLCMKP, from the coding sequence atgggGCAAGCAGCTACACACGTGGACGCAAACTACACTTTAATAAATTACACAGAGGAGGTCATCGAGGATGACAGAGACGCTTGCGCTGTCGCTGATGATCCTAAATATCCAAGTAGCTTCGGAATAACGCTAGCAGTCCCAGAATGGGAAGCAATATGTACAGCCATTGTCCTTACCCTCATAATCATTTCTACGATAGTtggaaatattttggtaatccTCAGTGTATTCACATACAAGCCGCTCAGAATCGTTCAGAATTTCTTCATAGTATCACTCGCCGTAGCGGATTTGACGGTAGCAATATTGGTGCTGCCACTGAATGTGGCGTATTCCATTCTCGGGCAATGGGTGTTTGGGATATATGTGTGCAAGATGTGGCTTACATGTGACATAATGTGTTGCACTTCGTCCATTTTAAATTTGTGTGCAATCGCATTAGACAGATATTGGGCGATTACTGATCCAATAAATTATGCACAGAAGAGAACTTTAGAAAGAGTGCTTCTGATGATTGGTGTGGTGTGGGTTCTATCGTTAATTATAAGCTCTCCCCCATTGCTCGGCTGGAATGACTGGCCTGACGTCTTCGAACCTGACACACCCTGTCGCTTAACCTCTCAACCAGGCTTTGTAATCTTCTCTTCATCAGGATCCTTTTACATACCGCTAGTTATTATGActgtagtttattttgaaatatatttggCCACTAAGAAAAGACTAAGAGATCGCGCTAAGGCAACTAAGATCAGCACAATTTCTAGCGGCCAAAACAAATACAGCAATAAAGAGGATCACCATGATCAAGATTCAGTGAGCTCTGAAGCCAATCACAACGAGCATCAAGGCGTTACACGTCTCGTTTCAGATAATGAGAAGAAAAAAAGAACCAGAAAACTGACACCTAAAAAGAAACCAAAGCGCAAATACTGGAGCAAAGATGACAAATCACAAAACAAATTGATAATACCAATTCTGTCAAATGAGAACTCCGTTACCGATATGGGCGACAATTTGGAGAATAGGAACACGTCGTCGGAAAGTAACTCGAAAGAAACTCATGAAGATGATTTGATCGAAGTCAATGAGACCGTGCCAGTGAAGACTCATCATAAAAAGCCTAAACCTAACCAACAAAGTGCAGTTTACCAGTTTATTGAGGAAAAACAGCGAATTTCTCTAACCCGCGAACGCCGCGCGGCGAGGACTCTCGGCATTATAATGGGTGTATTCGTGGTCTGTTGGTTGCCCTTCTTCGTCATTTACCTTGTCATTCCCTTCTGTGCGAGCTGTTGCTTATCCAACAAGTTCATTAACTTTATCACTTGGCTTGGATATTGCAACTCCGCCCTTAACCCTCTTATATACACCATATTTAATATGGACTTCAGAAGAGCATTCAAAAAATTACTATGTATGAAACCGTGA